The Providencia rettgeri genome includes a window with the following:
- a CDS encoding molybdenum hydroxylase accessory protein, YgfJ family produces MNICILILAAGKSERFQNAGGKGSKLNFGLGKSTVFEKTLFNSIDSGIPIHVVTRPENEGVINNCLQFNIPYSLINSTGLGDSIAFGVKNTSNLDGWIIHLADMPYINSRLFIRIANELKQHTLVRPVYNSLPGHPVGISAKYYSDLIKLSGDEGAKSILQDNFVYKLDINDENVVKDIDYPSVDNE; encoded by the coding sequence ATGAATATTTGTATTTTGATATTGGCAGCAGGAAAAAGTGAGCGTTTTCAAAACGCTGGAGGTAAAGGCAGTAAATTAAATTTTGGGCTAGGGAAAAGCACGGTATTTGAAAAAACACTTTTTAATTCAATAGATAGCGGAATTCCTATTCATGTAGTAACTCGGCCTGAGAATGAAGGCGTCATTAATAATTGTTTACAATTTAATATTCCATACTCATTGATAAATAGTACTGGGTTAGGTGATTCAATCGCATTTGGTGTTAAAAATACTTCAAATTTAGATGGGTGGATAATTCATTTAGCAGATATGCCATACATCAATAGTAGATTATTTATACGTATAGCAAATGAATTAAAACAACATACGTTAGTACGGCCAGTATATAATAGTTTACCGGGGCATCCAGTGGGAATATCTGCAAAATATTATTCAGATTTAATTAAATTGTCCGGCGATGAAGGGGCAAAATCAATATTACAGGATAATTTTGTCTATAAACTGGACATAAATGATGAAAATGTTGTGAAAGATATTGATTATCCAAGTGTTGATAACGAATAA
- a CDS encoding xanthine dehydrogenase accessory protein XdhC, which translates to MLREDVFVISQAVAWIKEQPIWLCTVLNTYGSSPRSPGSLLVAKQDGQYIGSLSGGCIEEDFIQRIKNNNYVSSSQVVRYGRGGIETKVNLPCDGSLDVLIEYLPNNEKSLNYLVEIQNALLGYSAIIKKVLLPQSGEIHIANKSEQPTQIERDGDKIQLYIAAPPRLIIAGISTVGAYCANFALTLGFEVIICDHREEEIARFAPQIPSQVEVISLFPARYLEEQGCSPNTAIVSLTHDPRIDDLTLMESVNTDAFYIGAMGSVRTSARRRERLIASGGMTEEEIERIHAPIGIPIGSKTPPEIALAIMADIVAYKNGVISSEITCKTKKLVSIN; encoded by the coding sequence ATGTTGCGTGAAGATGTTTTTGTTATCTCTCAAGCCGTTGCTTGGATAAAAGAGCAACCAATTTGGTTATGTACCGTATTAAATACCTATGGTTCTTCGCCGAGAAGCCCGGGTTCTTTGTTGGTTGCAAAACAGGACGGTCAATATATAGGTTCACTTTCTGGTGGATGTATTGAAGAGGATTTTATTCAGCGCATAAAAAATAATAATTATGTGAGTAGTAGCCAAGTTGTTCGCTATGGAAGAGGCGGGATTGAGACTAAAGTTAATTTACCGTGTGATGGTAGTTTAGATGTTTTGATTGAATATCTACCAAATAATGAAAAATCACTTAATTATCTCGTTGAGATCCAAAATGCGTTATTAGGTTATTCTGCCATTATCAAAAAAGTTCTATTGCCGCAGAGTGGTGAAATTCATATAGCTAATAAGTCAGAACAACCAACACAGATAGAACGTGATGGCGATAAAATTCAGTTATACATTGCGGCTCCTCCTCGCCTAATCATTGCAGGTATTTCCACTGTGGGGGCTTATTGCGCTAATTTTGCGTTAACATTGGGTTTTGAGGTCATTATTTGCGATCACCGAGAAGAAGAAATAGCGCGGTTTGCACCACAAATTCCATCTCAAGTTGAGGTTATTTCTTTATTTCCCGCCCGCTATTTAGAAGAACAGGGGTGCTCTCCAAATACTGCCATTGTTTCCTTAACCCATGATCCCCGTATTGATGATTTAACACTGATGGAGTCGGTTAATACAGATGCTTTTTACATTGGTGCAATGGGGTCAGTAAGAACTAGTGCTCGCCGTCGTGAACGGCTTATAGCATCCGGTGGGATGACGGAAGAGGAAATAGAACGCATTCATGCTCCGATTGGTATTCCAATTGGTAGTAAAACACCGCCAGAAATTGCTTTAGCGATAATGGCCGACATTGTTGCTTATAAAAATGGCGTGATCTCATCAGAGATCACATGTAAAACGAAAAAGTTAGTGAGTATAAATTAA